A region from the Neurospora crassa OR74A linkage group V, whole genome shotgun sequence genome encodes:
- a CDS encoding importin beta-2 subunit produces the protein MAWQPSGENLKTLAQCLKDSLSAFNKAAQKQAEIMLNQAKASPDINNYLALIFSSSEPPQEFPATAADWHVVRCAAALMLKNNIKNNYNKIPEQSLALVKLAVPLGLQDKNSQIRSHAGTLATELINKGGIYGWPEFLPELLKMLTNESGQVTPEAQEGAMAAMAKICEDNAKMLEREHNGQRPINFLLPKLIQATRSAIPKVRAHALTAINVFTPRKSQAMLNSIDDLLQHLFALAEDPSIDVRKQVCRAFVNLVETRPDKLLPHIEGLAKYIIAQQKGDDEDLATEAAEFWLTVGEHDNLWRALEPYITDIIPVLLECMVYSPEDIAILGGASDDEDEEDREEDIKPQFAKKKLTRAANGNTAADMAKNGNAFEKVASMEEDDDDLEDGEIDDSESEGDENPDEKWTLRKCSAAALDVFARDFGGPVFTSILPYLQSNLKHADWSYREAAVLALGAVAEGCMDVVVPHLPELVPYLVSLLDDEEPVVRQITCWTLGRYSAWAVSLVDQAEKERYFLPMMDGILKKMLDKNKNVQEAGASAMANLEEKAGKALEPYCGPIIQQYIRCFGKYKDKNMWVLYDCVQTLAEHIGPVLARPELSNQLMPVLLDRWQKVGDESRELFPLLECLSYVAMALGDAFTPYAEPIFGRCIRIIHQNLEQAMKAKTNTDLDQPDEDFLVTSLDLLSAIIQALDNDKASKLVANVQPTFFELMALCMGDQSDAVQQSAYALLGDCAKYVFEQLKPFLPNIMPVVIKRLDMDTILDEEVDNSFSVVNNACWSVGEIALQYKAGMAPFVPQLIQRCVDILSNPRVPGGVSENAAIALGRLGLDNAELVAPHLGSFAEEFLDTMDDVDPSEEKATALRGFTEMVTRNPQAMESVLLHYFSTIANYQELSLQKPVLLELHEAFQNVINVYKQIIPGFGNFLMQMEAKDLGLLQRLFAL, from the exons ATGGCTTGGCAACCGAGTGGAGAGAACCTGAAGACTTTGGCACAATGTCTGAAGGATTCCCTGAGCGCCTTCAACAAGGCCGCCCAGAAGCAGGCTGAAATC ATGCTTAACCAAGCGAAAGCTTCGCCCGATATCAACAACTACTTGGCCCTGATTTTCTCGAGCTCGGAACCACCCCAGGAGTTTCCAGCGACTGCTGCAGACTGGCATGTTGTGCGCTGTGCCGCCGCTCTGATGCTGAAGAACAACATCAAGAACAACTATAACAAGATTCCAGAACAGAGCTTGGCTCTTGTCAAGTTGGCTGTCCCCTTGGGGCTCCAGGACAAGAACTCACAGATCCGCAGTCATGCAGGCACTCTTGCGACTGAGCTGATTAACAAGGGAGGAATCTACGGCTGGCCCGAGTTTCTGCCCGAGTTGCTCAAGATGTTGACCAATGAGTCTGGTCAGGTAACGCCCGAGGCGCAGGAGGGAGCTATGGCTGCCATGGCAAAGATCTGCGAAGACAATGCGAAGATGCTAGAAAGGGAACACAACGGCCAAAGACCTATCAACTTTCTCCTTCCAAAGCTTATTCAGGCAACCAGGAGCGCAATTCCCAAAGTTCGCGCCCATGCTCTCACAGCCATCAATGTGTTCACCCCTAGGAAGTCGCAGGCCATGCTGAACTCGATAGATGACCTTCTACAGCACCTCTTTGCTCTGGCTGAAGATCCCTCAATCGATGTCCGAAAACAGGTCTGCCGTGCTTTTGTGAACCTGGTGGAAACCCGTCCGGACAAGCTTCTGCCCCATATCGAAGGCCTGGCCAAGTACATCATCGCTCAACAAAAGGGTGACGACGAGGATCTTGCCACTGAGGCTGCCGAGTTCTGGCTGACTGTTGGAGAGCACGATAACCTGTGGCGGGCCCTGGAACCGTACATCACAGACATCATCCCCGTACTTTTGGAGTGCATGGTCTACAGTCCCGAGGATATTGCTATACTTGGAGGTGCTTcggacgatgaggatgaagaagaccgGGAGGAGGATATCAAGCCACAGttcgccaagaagaagctgacCCGTGCTGCTAACGGAAACACTGCGGCTGATATGGCGAAGAATGGAAACGCGTTCGAGAAGGTTGCAAGcatggaggaagacgacgatgatttGGAAGATGGCGAAATTGACGACAGCGAGTCCGAGGGAGATGAGAATCCCGATGAGAAGTGGACTCTCCGCAAGTGCTCAGCGGCGGCACTTGATGTATTTGCTCGCGACTTTGGCGGACCAGTCTTCACTTCTATTCTACCATATTTGCAGAGCAACCTCAAGCACGCGGATTGGTCTTACAGAGAAGCGGCTGTTCTCGCCcttggtgctgttgctgagggCTGCATGGACGTGGTCGTTCCCCACCTTCCAGAATTGGTGCCCTATCTTGTTAGTCtcctcgacgacgaggagcCGGTGGTTCGCCAGATTACCTGCTGGACCCTTGGTCGATACTCTGCGTGGGCGGTTAGCCTTGTGGATCAGGCAGAAAAGGAGAGATACTTCCTGCCTATGATGGACGGAATTCTCAAGAAGATGCttgacaagaacaagaacgtTCAGGAGGCTGGTGCCTCTGCCATGGCAAACCTAGAAGAGAAGGCAGGCAAGGCGCTCGAGCCTTACTGCGGACCCATCATCCAGCAATACATCCGGTGCTTCGGCAAGTACAAGGATAAGAATATGTGGGTTCTCTACGACTGCGTTCAGACGCTGGCTGAGCACATCGGCCCCGTCCTGGCTAGGCCTGAGCTTAGTAACCAGTTGATGCCAGTCCTACTGGATAGGTGGCAGAAGGTGGGTGATGAGTCCCGGGAGCTTTTTCCCTTGCTCGAGTGCCTTTCCTACGTCGCTATGGCCCTTGGCGATGCCTTCACCCCTTACGCCGAGCCTATTTTCGGCAGGTGTATTCGAATTATTCATCAAAACCTGGAGCAGGCCATGAAGGCCAAGACCAACACCGATCTTGATCAACCTGATGAGGATTTCCTGGTCACCAGCCTCGATCTTCTCAGTGCCATCATCCAGGCCCTAGACAACGACAAGGCTTCCAAGCTTGTTGCCAACGTCCAGCCAACCTTTTTTGAGCTGATGGCTCTGTGCATGGGGGATCAATCCGATGCCGTTCAGCAATCGGCATACGCTCTTCTCGGCGATTGTGCCAAGTACGTCTTTGAACAACTCAAGCCATTCCTGCCCAACATCATGCCGGTCGTTATCAAGCGCTTGGACATGGACACTATTCTGGACGAGGAGGTCGACAACAGCTTCAGCGTAGTCAACAACGCCTGCTGGAGTGTCGGCGAGATTGCTCTTCAGTACAAGGCAGGCATGGCGCCATTCGTGCCCCAGCTCATTCAACGATGTGTTGACATCCTCTCCAACCCCAGGGTACCCGGAGGTGTCAGCGAAAACGCCGCTATTGCCTTGGGTAGGTTAGGACTTGACAATGCCGAACTTGTGGCCCCACATCTTGGCAGTTTCGCTGAGGAGTTCCTCGACACAATGGACGATGTTGATCCTTCTGAAGAGAAAGCCACAGCGCTGCGTGGCTTCACTGAGATGGTTACTCGCAACCCCCAGGCTATGGAGAGCGTTCTACTGCATTACTTCAGCACAATTGCCAACTACCAGGAACTTAGCCTGCAGAAGCCCGTTTTGCTTGAGTTGCATGAAGCCTTCCAGAAC GTCATCAATGTCTACAAGCAAATTATTCCGGGATTCGGCAACTTTCTCATGCAAATGGAAGCCAAGGACCTCGGGCTGCTCCAGAGGCTCTTCGCTCTCTGA
- a CDS encoding methyltransferase: MEEGEQQWKGVKSAIEDPEEARVIYCALDSFVQYARIAHFNCTHLRRQSFYALPEAHWKMLAAPPFNYLDTLDKVDNAIESNAELARAIVRVGLVNFQPQDVTQGSEPTIPPRWRGCAKRLDIDKARSTLRQFYRDWSAEGKSEREICFGPVFRALEAQKESRPRDASPMRVLVPGAGLGRLVFELCAKGYVAEGNEISYHQLLASSYILNCVEKPGQHTIYPWIHTFSNHSTRDNHLRKYAIPDVHCANELTRLEEEGVAIGEMSMTAADFLCLYTEDYQAEAWDAVACVFFLDTAPNLIRYLETILYCLKPGGLLINHGPLLWHFENNAPGGHGHDDDDGDYDTTGIADPGSFELSDDEVMALVTKVGFEIVSRETGIESPYLLDQESMLQTVYKASSWVARKPHTTA, translated from the exons atggaggagggcgagCAGCAGTGGAAAGGCGTGAAGAGTGCCATTGAAGACCCGGAGGAGGCAAGAGTCATATATTGTGCACTCGACTCATTTGT CCAATATGCCCGGATAGCACACTTCAACTGCACTCACTTGAGGAGGCAGTCCTTTTATGCTCTTCCCGAGGCTCACTGGAAGATGCTAGCAGCGCCACCCTTCAACTATCTGGACACTCTGGACAAGGTTGACAATGCCATCGAGTCCAACGCTGAACTAGCACGCGCCATAGTCCGCGTAGGTCTGGTCAACTTCCAACCACAGGACGTCACGCAGGGCAGCGAACCTACGATCCCTCCCCGATGGAGGGGCTGCGCGAAACGCTTGGATATCGACAAAGCCCGTAGTACTCTCAGGCAGTTCTACCGAGACTGGTCCGCTGAGGGCAAATCCGAGCGTGAAATATGCTTTGGCCCTGTTTTCCGCGCCCTAGAAGCACAAAAGGAGTCAAGGCCAAGAGACGCCTCGCCCATGCGGGTGCTTGTGCCCGGGGCAGGGCTGGGCCGCCTTGTCTTTGAGCTTTGCGCCAAAGGGTACGTCGCTGAAGGCAATGAGATATCCTACCATCAGCTGCTCGCCTCATCTTATATCCTGAACTGTGTTGAAAAGCCAGGGCAACACACTATTTACCCCTGGATTCACACTTTCTCTAACCATTCAACACGAGATAACCACCTGCGAAAGTACGCCATCCCAGATGTGCACTGTGCAAACGAGCTCACACGgttagaagaggagggagttgCCATTGGAGAAATGAGCATGACGGCTGCTGATTTCCTGTGTCTTTACACTGAAGACTACCAAGCCGAAGCCTGGGATGCGGTGGCTTGCGTTTTCTTCCTCGACACCGCTCCGAACTTGATTCGGTATCTGGAAACCATCCTTTATTGTCTAAAACCTGGTGGTCTGCTCATCAACCACGGCCCATTGCTCTGGCACTTTGAGAACAATGCACCTGGAGGACACggacatgatgatgatgacggcgacTATGATACCACCGGAATTGCGGACCCTGGTAGCTTTGAACTCTCCGATGACGAGGTGATGGCGCTGGTCACCAAAGTCGGGTTTGAAATCGTCTCGCGCGAGACCGGCATTGAATCACCCTATCTTTTGGACCAGGAGTCTATGCTACAAACAGTGTATAAGGCGAGCTCATGGGTGGCCCGCAAACCACACACCACGGCATAG